A single region of the Nicotiana sylvestris chromosome 6, ASM39365v2, whole genome shotgun sequence genome encodes:
- the LOC138870869 gene encoding uncharacterized protein → METEKPPKNTEQEERFRKVKSLEQSFRDMRGLGGQVSVAYKDLCLFLDVQLLVGFKMPKFDLYDRHGDSVAHLRGFCSKMMGASGKDELLMAYFSQSLSGSALEWYTRQDHRRWYTWDDLAQAFACHFHYNLEIIPNRLSLTKLEKKHNESFREYGFRWREQAARVDPPMKESEMVDYFLQALEPTYYGHLVSAIGKSFNEVVKMGSMV, encoded by the coding sequence aTGGAAACTGAGAAGCCACCTAAAAATACCGAGCAGGAGGAGAGGTttaggaaagttaaaagcctagaacagtcgttcagagacatgcgggggttgggaggtcaagtaagtgtggcttacaaagatctatgtctatttctAGATGTGCAATTGTTGgtagggtttaagatgcccaagtttgatttgtatgatagGCACGGTGATTCAGTGGCGCACTTGagaggtttctgtagcaaaatgatgGGAGCTAGCGGGAAAGAcgagttgctaatggcatatttcagtcaaagtctgagtggttcggcgctagagtggtacactcggcaggatcacagaagatggtacacatgggatgatctagcccaggcatttgcttgtcacttccactACAACCTCGAGATTATTCCGAATCGTCTGTCTTTgacgaaacttgagaaaaagcacaatgagagtttcagggagtatggttttaggtggagagaacaggcagcaagggttgaccctccaatgaaagaaagtgaaatggtggattattttttgcaggccttagaacctacttattacgggCATCTAGTAtcagctataggcaagtccttcaatgaagtggtaaagatgggcagtatggtataa